Part of the Deltaproteobacteria bacterium genome, CAGCGGCGAGGTAAAGAGAGTTCATCTCCGTGCCAAATTGCTTGAGCTGTCAGACGATGCGGAGGATTTCAGCCTCTATCTTTCCGCACTGGGCGCGGACAACGATGAATATACATATCCTCCTGACCTTTCCAAGGAATTCAAGTCGGACGAAGGGTTAATGGCCTATAATGGAGGCTATGTCGCTTATTCCGCTGGTGTCATTGATTTGGATACTTACATGGAAATCAATCATTTTCAGAACATCTGGCTGGCTGATGTGGTTTGTTATCTGCTTGAAAACAAGCCGTGTGATCTTTTTACCATGCATGCCCATGCGCCGGACTGGTTCTACCATGCCGCCATTACAGATATGGACCCCCTGACGCAGCCGGATGAGCAGAAGAGGGAAAAAGCTTGGAATGCAGAGCGCAAGATGTACCAGAGTCTGGATGAGATGATCGGCAGGATTATGGAGGCGGCCGGTAAGAATGCAATGATCATGCTGGTTTCAGACCATGGCGCCGTGGCCGATGGTCCGGCTTTTAATCCATATCTTGCCTTGGAGCCTGCGGGCCTGGTAGTTCGGGAGGAGAAAAAGGCTGAAAGTAAAGGCGAGACCGGTGGTGGATTAGTGCCGGATTACTTTTTACAGGTTGTTAATTGGGAAAAGACAAAGGCATATCCCCAGCGGGAATGCTATATTTATATCAACCTCAAAGGGCGGGATCCAGACGGAATCGTCGAGCCTGAAGAGTACGAGACTGTTCAGCAGCAGATCGTTGACGCCCTTTTATCCTACAAGGATCCGGAGAGTGGAAAGAGGCCGGTGGCCCTGGCTTTAAGCAAGAAGGATGCTCGAATCATAGGTCTTTACGGTGACCGGGTCGGAGACGTGGTCTATGCGCTTAATCCGTTTTTCGGCGCCCAGCAT contains:
- a CDS encoding alkaline phosphatase family protein, whose translation is SGEVKRVHLRAKLLELSDDAEDFSLYLSALGADNDEYTYPPDLSKEFKSDEGLMAYNGGYVAYSAGVIDLDTYMEINHFQNIWLADVVCYLLENKPCDLFTMHAHAPDWFYHAAITDMDPLTQPDEQKREKAWNAERKMYQSLDEMIGRIMEAAGKNAMIMLVSDHGAVADGPAFNPYLALEPAGLVVREEKKAESKGETGGGLVPDYFLQVVNWEKTKAYPQRECYIYINLKGRDPDGIVEPEEYETVQQQIVDALLSYKDPESGKRPVALALSKKDARIIGLYGDRVGDVVYALNPFFGAQHGQQLPASEYGIGNQRSIMVMYGPGFKKGYRLKRTMWLTDVVPTICHALNWPMPEDVEGAVVFQAFKDPNFKLKELSKLKDGLERMEIALARQDREPWDKHDCA